A region of the Ranitomeya variabilis isolate aRanVar5 chromosome 5, aRanVar5.hap1, whole genome shotgun sequence genome:
ggacacaggatccgtcgctgactgtcaaaagcaggaatccagcgacggatgccgtctgAGCATGtacggaagaatttcccgtcagctaaattctctctcgctctctctctttttactattgatgctgcctatgcagcatcaatagtaaaaagatataatgttaaaaataataaaaaaaataaaaaattgtgatattcttaccttccggcgtcccccacaGCCTTCCCCCGGCCTTCCCGATGCtcacgatgctgccggcagcttctgttcccagtaatgcctttcgaAATGACCCAATGACGTAGCAAGAccactatgtcatcacaggtcattgtcttgcaaggcattactgggaacgggagctgccggcagcatcgcgagcatcgggaaggcagcgggggatgccggaaggtaagaatatcacgattttttttattatttttaacctgggttgtgttgtgtatgcgttttcataGCGGAAAAATGCGGCGAAGACACATACACAATGTGTGCAGATAGCctcaacggatccgtcacaaaaagggacccagtgcatccgttttttacaatctgcacaggatccgtcttttcaacattttgacggattgtgactcattgtaaaaaacagaagtgtgaaagaggccttaaagtacTGGAACGTGTTTTGGGCAGGGTCCATTGGGAACACTAGAGCAAATCAATTAGATTATTTTCTTTTCATCTTAATAGAACATACTCATGTCTATTTTTAATTGCATCAATGATTTATTTGCAAATCAACAATGCAAGATTCAATTGGTTGTGTCTGCTGTTGGGTTTTTGGGCCACCTTATGGTGTTAGAGCCTGCAATCATGAGAGGAATTTCTAATGCTCTGGAAGACCAGAGTGATCTTGATTAGAAGAATACAGTCACTAGGTTTCAGCGAAAAATAAGTGAAAATAACTACACGTGCATATGGCTAAATCAAATTAAAATGTCCTGTCTACTATATAGCTGTATATACTACACATGTAAAGTGCTGCTATAAGTTTTGAAATCAGCATGACATTTTTGAGTGAAATATGTTGACCCAGATGAATATTGATACGGTCAACACTTGGAATCAGGAGGGAAAATCTTTGCTTTTAGGGTAGAATGGTTCATGATTTATGTTTGTATCATTATGCTTGTACCTATGCCCCTACCCAATATCATCTGTCATTCCAATTGAATGCGATAGCCATGTCTAGTTTTTTCAAACATTATAACTATGTGACTATGTAACACTATAAAAATAGAATAATTTATATGATAGATGCATCATTTAATATCTTGCCATAGAGGTCAAATTGTTTggtaaataaagattaaacaggtttccttaaagaggttgtacactacttttttattgatgacccttccttaggataggtcatcaatgtgtgaTCAGTCAGGATCTGACACCTGTGTTGGAGGCAGCTTCTGGCAGGAACTCTTCAATTGCTGAGCTAGTCTGGGTGCTGCATATCTGCCTACTATTGATTTGAATCGACCATATGATGGAACAGCTCCACAATCGAACAGTTCTGgccaacaccgagaacagctgatcctaATGATAGGTCATCTATGAAAAACTAGTGGACAACTTTTTTAAGGAAAAACCCATTTAATCTTTCATACCAAACTATATTTATGTCTATGGCAAGCTTTTAAATGATGCATCTATCatatatatttttgcatatttACATAGTTATGTAGCTATAATggttgaaaaagtagtggacaaccactttaaatttAATTTTTATCTTGCCTCTGTGATAAACATGTAGCCAGGGGTGCCACACTGCTGACATTGCCTCCGATCCAACTTACAGATAATCCCTGATAAAATCACTTTAAACTCTCATTTACTCAATATTTGCGAAAGATCCGATACATAACTTGCTTGTATTGGCCTTTTcttaaaatttatatttttgtacatttttagtgTTTTGGTCATTTCAAAGCTCACTAAAAGCTATATTATAAGTACAATACTTTCACCATCACGTATATTGAGAAatgtttcaattttattttttagaaaCTGTAACCTTAGTCACTGTATTTGTCAGTTTGCAAAATTATATGAATGTTGCTGATACAGAAATATTGAAATGTTGAAAATCATCATGGTAGTTCCTTTAATCTTCTGTTAGCTGGCAGGTATCTAAAGAGTAGGCCCTGGCTAAAATGTAATTTGTAAGTAATGCACTTCTATTGCACACAGAGCTTAGGATGAGGAACCTTTATACAGGGATGGAATCTTAGTGAAAGCCAtctaaaaaaaaacattcaaaatgtCAGCTTACAAACAAGGATATAGATTTGTACAGAAATTTCAACCTGCATTGTCTCTCAAGGGTCATATTTAATTGAGATGAAAAGGAGCAGAAATTGGTATTTTAAAGAGATTCCTCAAGACTTGAAATATATAACGAAAGCAAATGTTCTTGTAAATAAAGTCATAAATACCTTTAATTAGCAAATAACACACAGTTTTCTAGAGAGGTAATTATTAcagaagaaaaatagccgtcatctTGATAAATGCACAGAAACCCGTCTTAGATTGTTAGTAAGACAGGTTccagtgagcatgtgcagtagtgcagtaggaagctcctccCCTCCTCCTTCACAGTAAGGAGACTTCGTGGTGGAtattctaatctaatactggagatacaaggAGTTTTGAGGAAAGAAGAGGTTCCCAAGAGAAAATGAGTGTGAATTTGATATTTAAGGGTGCTTAggaatatgtttatttcctttattaatatttttatattcCCGAGGAACGCTTTACGAACACAAGATCAGATAGTTAAGCAATGTTCAAGCCTGTTAACCAGCAACACAAAGACTAAGTAAGCCAATAGCAGTAGACATTCCCTCATTTAAAATACCATATTAGAAAacttgagtaaaggtaccttcacacgaagcgacgctgcagcgatagcgacaacgatgccgatcgctgcagcgtcgctgtttgatcgctggagagctgtcacacagaccgctctccagcgaccaacgatgccgaggtccccgggtaaccagggtaaacatcgggttgctaagcgcagggccgcgcttagtaacccaatgtttaccctggttaccagcgtaaaagtaaaaaaaacaaacagtacatgctcacctgcgcgtcccccagcgtctgcatcctgacactgactgagctccggccctaacagcagagcggtgacgtcaccgctgtgctttcactttcactttagggccggagctcagtcagtgtcaggaagcagacgctgggggacccacaggtgagcatgtactgtttgttttttttacttttacgctggtaaccagggtaaacattgggttactaagcgcggccctgcgcttggtaacccgatgtttaccctggttaccagtgtaaaacatcgctggtatcgttgcttttgctttcaaacacaacgatacacagcgatcggacgaccaaataaagttctggactttattcagcgaccagcgacatcacagcaggatcctgatcgctgctgcgtgtcaaacgaaacgatatcgctagccaggacgctgcaacgtcacggatcgctagcgatgtcgtttcgtgtgaaggtaccttaacgcttCATTTCTCCTATAATGTAATTGCGGGACAATTGAATACTTGTTCTTCAGCCTTAGAGTTGAAGAGTGGGGCTCCATGTATCGGGGAACCCTATCATCAACTGATTAGTATGGTGTTCATTTAACAAAAAAGGGCTCTAAATATAGTACGTTTTATTTTCCAAACTTTCTGACCTAATAAGTATTTTATATTATACTGCTGTATATTAAATTACATATAATTTACAATTTTGATTGAAATAGTAAGCATCATAAGGATGGGTGGAAGCATCTTCTAAAACTACAAGAATTTTCTGATTGAAGATTAGCAGATATTGTCGCTATTTCAAAAATAATTTACTACAAGGGGACAAAAAGTCATTTCAAATTAACATAAAAGACTACATTTCATAATCATGCCATGCCTAACCAGAtattataattacatttttatttttgtttaattcaTATGTTACAAGTTTTGCAATAAATTAGCTAAACTTCTGGTCCAAAATAGATAAATTCTTGTAAGTAATTCAATATTTCTAATATAGTAACATTAAAttataatgtatattgactgtattTTATTGTATATAATAATAGTGTATGTGCACTACACAAATAGTCTCTTAGAACCTAAGTGACTGATGCTGCAGTTCCCCATATTGGCCTCAGAGCGCCGCTGTTCACCAATAAGGAAAATATTCTGCAAATCCAGAATCGCCTCCATGATGCAGACAGTGTTCAACTGCAAGAAGAAATACACAGCATTTCACACTGGGATGTGCCGGGTACAGGACTCATAAAAAAGACAGATTATTTTCTGCTGATAATTCTGCTGGATTATAAATATAAGAAGGATTTTTACCATTATATTTCTGGTGAGAAGAAGGATGGCTGGATTACAACTGCAGGAAGGACAATCAGTGCAAGGACTCAGATGGCAAGTAATATTTCCCTTCTTATTTTCCTGGCTGTGTCATTCAGTCTCTGGTCAGATTCATTATTCCATTAATGAAGAATTAAGAAAAGCTTCTATTGTGGGAAATCTAGCAAAGGATCTTGAATTAAATGTTAAAGATCTTTCTAAAAGCAATTTACGCATTGTGTCTAAAATATCTGAGAAATATTTTAGCATTAATACAGATAGTGGAAACCTGTACATTGCTGATAGGATAGACAGGGAAACATTGTGCAGAGCTGCAGCTGATTGTGTCCTTACATTTGATGTTGTGGTGGAAAATCCACTAAATGTCTTCAATGTAAAGATTAATATTCAGGATATAAATGACAATCCTCCTACATTTATTGCTGATACAATAAGAATAGAAATGAGTGAATTAACCTCCCCAGGAAGAAGGTTTCTTTTACAAGATGCAGAAGATCTGGATGTCGGTGTTAATTCCCTGATAAGCTACAGCCTCAGTGAGAACCAGTATTTTGCTCTTGGAGAGAAGGTCAGCACTGATGGCAGTGTATTTCCAGAGCTGATACTAGAGAAACCTCTAGACCGAGAGACACAGAACAAGCATGAACTCATCCTCACAGCTTCTGATGGAGGAAATCCTGTACAGACAGGCACTGCCCtaattaatattattatcaatGATATCAATGATAATTCTCCAGTATTTACACAGGATGTATATAAAGTAAGTGTCAGAGAAAATATACCGGTGAATTCTACAATTCTGCAGGTCAGTGCAAGTGATGAAGATGAAGGAGTCAATGCACAGATCACTTACTCATTTAGAACTACATCAAATGACATTCTACAGACATTTACTATTAATCCCAGAAATGGAGAGATTAAAACAAAAGGACAAATAGATTATGAAGTTTCAAGGTTTTACGAAATTTCAGTGCAAGCTGAAGATGGAGGAGGTCTAGCAGCCAAATCCAAGGTTTTAATAGAAATCATAGATGAAAATGACAATGCTCCCGAGATATCTATAACCTCATCAATTTCTATAATCCCTGAGAATTCCGCCCCTGGTTCTGTAGTAGCTCTAATTAATGTTCATGATCTTGACTCTGGAGAAAATGGTGAGGTTCAATGTATAATAACAGAAAGCATACCTTTTGAACTAATATCAGCAAGTAATTTTTATAAAGTGCTTACAAAAAATAGTCTAGATAGAGAAAAAATATCATCCTACAACATCACAATACAAGCCTCAGACAAAGGGTCTCCAGAAATGACTTCTAGAAAAGTTATTAGGCTTGATGTATCAGATGTTAATGACAATGCTCCAGTGTTTGAGAAATTAGGCTACACTGCTTTTATACCAGAAAATAATTCTCCAGGAGCCTCAATATTTAGTATTCAAGCAAGAGATCTGGACAATGTAGAAAATGCAAAGATAACTTATTCTATAATGACTAGAAGTGATGAAGAAGATCCTCTGTCTTCCTACATCTCCATGAATCCTGTAACTGGGGTCATTTATGCTCAACGTTCATTTGATTATGAGAAGCATAAAGAATTTAATATCCAAATCATCGCCAGAGACAATGGATCTCCATCTCTGAACAGCAGTACAACACTAAGAATATGTATAGTAGACCAAAATGATAATTCTCCAGTCATTCTGTACCCATCACCAGAGGTTGATAGCTCAACATTTGAGTTGGTTCCTTGGACCTCTGAACAAGGCTCTTTAGTATCTAAGGTGGTGGCAGTGGACGCTGACTCTGGACACAATGCCTGGTTGTCTTACTTTTTACAGTCACCAGAACCATCACTCTTCACCATTGACCAGCACACAGGAGAAATCAGGACATCACGTGGATTTCATGAAAAGGACATCATGAAACATGGAATTGTGGCTCTAGTAAAAGACAATGGGATTCCCTCCCGCTCAGCTTCAGTCACTCTAACCATGGTGATTGCTGATCATTTTCATCAGGTTCTTCCTGAGCTGAGCAGTCAGTCCAACAAAGAGGAATCTCAGTCCAACCTACAATTCTACTTGGTAATTGCCTTGGCACTGATTTCCTTTTTCTTCATGTTGACTGTGATTATTGCAGTTGTCTCCAAATATAAAGAGTCTAAGTCATCTTCATTTGGGTCCTTGAATACAAGTCTATATCCACAGGTCGATCCCAGATTTATTTCACAGTTTAACCCTGGAACATTACCTCTGCCATATTCCTACGATGTTTGTGTGACTCTGGATCCAAGTGAGACGGAATTTGCTTTTCTTAAACCCCAACACAACGTTCCTGTGGACAGTCTAATAGATGCTGAAGATTCTGGCATTAGAAATGAAACTTTAAAGAATTGTACACCTGTGGAGAATTTGGTATCTCAGGTAAGTTCAGAGCATTATGTTCAATCTGTTTTATTAAGCATATTTTACAAGATATCACAAAATATTGGTTCAAAAGCATTCCAAAATTAGCATAATGATATAGGCAAGACATTAACCATTCTGGGCATTTTTTTAGTTCAGAACATTCTAAATGATTATTCTCCAAGCTTGATTTAATAAAAAATTGTTAACAACCTTTAATTAAACATAATATATCATTCACATTTTTTTGCCGTTTTTTAGAAGAAAAGTATTCAACTTCATTGCTTCTTCACAATTTTATTTGCCTTTTCAAATATTCATTACATATGTTTATATCACCATTTTGGTTTCCAAAATGAAGATTTTAGGACTTATTCAGATGACATATTACGTCCATAAGAAGTACAACTGTTCTTGTGATATATGTCATGGGGAAGGACTCCAAGTACTCACTTATCCCCTACCCTATGGACAGGCGATAAGTTGTAAATGTCAGTAAGTGCTCATAAATGTATGTATTTATTAAATCAGTTTAGTCTTATGATATGGTATACTTAATAATTACATGAAAAGCTAACAGTGAGCATGTCTGTTCTGTTCTTTATGGCATTTGtccattattttatttttagaaGTGATTGTTGATGGTATAGACTTTTTAGAAGAATGTAATTAAGTGGTGCTAGATGGGCTACACTACCTATCACACTGCATAATGTTTTATCAAAAAATGGACGAACTGCACTGCAGCAATTATGTGGTAAATTTGTATTTACCTAGATTCAAGTATCAGAGGTTCACCTATAGCTTCTAGGACATAACTTGATGCCAGGAAATTGTTGCCCAATTATATAAGGTCATAAGGTCTaacttattttcacaaataaagacACAAAAAAAATCTGCCAGAGGAAGAACAGTTATTTCTgactgtcccatagacaatgaatggagtggaggaatGCTTTTTGAACCTTATCTCCAATCTTAACTCTTTATTGATTTATGTTCCTCAAAGATTAGATTTAGAATTAAATTTTGAGAAAATAATAAGTTGAAAATGTGCAAAAATTACAACATTAGCATTGGTAAAGTTGAACATACAAGTAAAGAATTACTTAGGCCTGTTCTTTAGGTTGTGTGACCACAGAAGTATAACAGCATACTGAAATGTATATATCTTAATGCACTGTCATTATTATTACTTTACATGTATATAGTTAATGCAGGGATCCATTACAGTATTTGGTCACTGCATTTTGGCTTGCATTGAGCACTCTACATTGGATTTGATTTTTTTGCTTCAAAGGTATGGTAGTACCATTTCATCAATGTATGGCAATTTTTTGGCATCATTCCAGTGGTGCCGGAACAGTGGATACTACACAAGATGTAATGTAGATTAAATGTTAAATATTAAATGTAGAGCTGTTACTGGCGAAACAAACATAAAGCTACAATTTTGTAAAGTTGGAAAAGGAACGTTGAGATAAACGATCTACATGGTTCATTTGGATGCATGAAAGTTTGATAAAAACTATGTAATTGGTTCCCACGATATGTCAAAATATTATATCACTGAATGCAATCATAGCTGCACTCTCACTTTCCTCCCCATCTGCCGTGATCTCCAACACTTTAAGCTGCAAACACAACAATCAGTATTGATTATGCAAAATATGAAGAAAGACAAAACGGATAGCTTGTCCTCTTTACAAGTAGCAGAGAAATGTCCTATAACATGATTGCCAGGCATACCAAAATGACCAAATAAACCAATGTCAATTGAATGACACTAAGGCAGATATTTCCTACTAAAGAGCAATAGGCAGCAGATCCGTCAGCTTACAATGGGGCTCTTGGTAAGGAGTCAGTTCCATTCTACGAAAAGACCAAATAGCAGTTAAAAATATTGTGATATTTGACTAAGAGCAGCCATGAAGGGATAAAACTGATTTATAGATATGAATCCACAATACTCATGAGTCGAAGAAGCGCTTCCTCATCGTCTGCCCTCCATATTCAGCAGTGACTAATGGACTACATGGTGTTGGTAGACAACTTACTATAACTATTATGAGGTCCATTAGCTTTGATGGACCAGGTGTGGTATGGTCCTGTCCCTTGTTTGGCTTTCCCGCACAACTTACATAATGCTCGTACAGTATATGTACAGCAGAAGACAGGACGATTTGTATGCAGCATGCCCATGTGCTGAGCCTGCCTCACACTTGGTGGATGCCAGATATATTCAATGGCTTAGAACTAATATTGATTTCAGCAGTTTAACCACATAGATTTAGTGGCGAACAGTGATCATGGCAGTAGTTAGACAGGGGGAAGCCCTCTGTCACCCCCACTGTGCCCCTGCATACACAATGGGAATGTACAATGGAAGCCAGTGGTCCATGGAAGGCCCAACTTTGGACCTTCTCTACGGGGTCCCTGGATTTCTATGTATGCCTCTAATAGGCTACTGTGTTTCTTCATGAATACATGCACAT
Encoded here:
- the LOC143776626 gene encoding protocadherin gamma-B1-like isoform X21, with amino-acid sequence MAGLQLQEGQSVQGLRWQVIFPFLFSWLCHSVSGQIHYSINEELRKASIVGNLAKDLELNVKDLSKSNLRIVSKISEKYFSINTDSGNLYIADRIDRETLCRAAADCVLTFDVVVENPLNVFNVKINIQDINDNPPTFIADTIRIEMSELTSPGRRFLLQDAEDLDVGVNSLISYSLSENQYFALGEKVSTDGSVFPELILEKPLDRETQNKHELILTASDGGNPVQTGTALINIIINDINDNSPVFTQDVYKVSVRENIPVNSTILQVSASDEDEGVNAQITYSFRTTSNDILQTFTINPRNGEIKTKGQIDYEVSRFYEISVQAEDGGGLAAKSKVLIEIIDENDNAPEISITSSISIIPENSAPGSVVALINVHDLDSGENGEVQCIITESIPFELISASNFYKVLTKNSLDREKISSYNITIQASDKGSPEMTSRKVIRLDVSDVNDNAPVFEKLGYTAFIPENNSPGASIFSIQARDLDNVENAKITYSIMTRSDEEDPLSSYISMNPVTGVIYAQRSFDYEKHKEFNIQIIARDNGSPSLNSSTTLRICIVDQNDNSPVILYPSPEVDSSTFELVPWTSEQGSLVSKVVAVDADSGHNAWLSYFLQSPEPSLFTIDQHTGEIRTSRGFHEKDIMKHGIVALVKDNGIPSRSASVTLTMVIADHFHQVLPELSSQSNKEESQSNLQFYLVIALALISFFFMLTVIIAVVSKYKESKSSSFGSLNTSLYPQVDPRFISQFNPGTLPLPYSYDVCVTLDPSETEFAFLKPQHNVPVDSLIDAEDSGIRNETLKNCTPVENLVSQQGQPNTDWRFTQAQRPGPSGAQQPPEEAGVWPNNQFETERLQAMILASANEAAEGGAAVAGGTGTMGLSARYGPQFTLQHVPDYRQNIYIPGTTSTLTNAAGKRDGKAGAPSGNKKKSGKKEKK